DNA from Bradyrhizobium japonicum USDA 6:
CGTGAGCAACCCGGCGGTAACGCCGCCTGCGCGCCGAACGAACGAATCCATGCGCCCTTCGCCTGCCAGGCGATGCATCTGAAAAAGGAGAACTCTGATGTCTGCCAAACACGCCATCACCACGCTCGCCCTCGCCGGCGCCATGTCGACCGCGCTCGCGACGCTGGCTTCTGCGGCCCCGCTGACCAAGGCCGAAGCTGATGCCGCCGTTGCCGCCAAGAAGGAAAAGTGCTTCGGCGTCGCGCTGAAGGGCCAGAACGATTGCGCCGCCGGCCCGGGTACGACCTGCCAGGGCACCTCGACCACCGACTTCCAGGGCAACGCCTGGAAATTCGTTCAGGGCGGTACCTGCACCAGCATCGATCTGCCGGGCGGCAAGAAGGGCTCGCTGAAGCCGGTGTAACACCGGGAACGTTGTCACCGAAATGAGCGGAGAAACGCGATGAGTACGGCGATCAACCAAGACAGACCTGCGACGGTGCCGATTCGCTTTCCCGCTCCCATTGGCGGCGTTGCCGGGACGAGTTTCAAGCCAGAACATCTCCCGGCAATCCTTGCGGCGGAACCGCGCCGAGGGTTCTTCGAAGTCCACGCCGAGAACTACATGGGCGCGGGCGGCCCGCCGCATCGCGCGCTGGAAGCGATCCGCCGTGACCATCCGCTGTCGCTGCACGGCGTCTGCATGTCCATCGGCGGGCCGCAACCGCTCGACAAGGCGCATCTGGCGCGCTTCCGCAACCTTGTCGCCCGCTATCAGCCGGCGCTGGTCTCCGAACATCTGGCATGGTCGTCGCACGAGACCAGCTTCTTCAACGACCTGCTGCCACTACCCTATACCGAAGCGACGCTGGCCTGCGTCTGCGATCACATCGACGAGGTGCAGGAAGCGATCCGCCGTCCGCTGCTGCTGGAAAATCCATCGACCTACGTCGCCTTCCGCGAGTCCTCGATGAGCGAGACCGACTTCATTCGCGCCATCGTGGCGCGCACCGGCTGCGGCCTGCTGCTCGACATCAATAATGTCCTTGTGTCCGCCACAAATCACGGTTTCTCCGCGCTCGACTATCTCACCGATTTTCCCCTTGCCGACGTCGCGGAGATTCATCTCGCCGGTCATGCCGAGCA
Protein-coding regions in this window:
- the bufB gene encoding MNIO family bufferin maturase, yielding MSTAINQDRPATVPIRFPAPIGGVAGTSFKPEHLPAILAAEPRRGFFEVHAENYMGAGGPPHRALEAIRRDHPLSLHGVCMSIGGPQPLDKAHLARFRNLVARYQPALVSEHLAWSSHETSFFNDLLPLPYTEATLACVCDHIDEVQEAIRRPLLLENPSTYVAFRESSMSETDFIRAIVARTGCGLLLDINNVLVSATNHGFSALDYLTDFPLADVAEIHLAGHAEQTDDDGHLLLIDSHDGPVADAVWRLFEIIVAQRGPMPTLIEWDSKIPQWPILQAEAAAAQAILDRRQPIAKAENRRAA
- a CDS encoding BufA1 family periplasmic bufferin-type metallophore, with amino-acid sequence MSAKHAITTLALAGAMSTALATLASAAPLTKAEADAAVAAKKEKCFGVALKGQNDCAAGPGTTCQGTSTTDFQGNAWKFVQGGTCTSIDLPGGKKGSLKPV